AGCAATGCTACATTGAAATATTTGGCTGAATTCATTGTAAGAATCTTAGACTTGGTTCTGTAGTGCAGTATCGTCTGGTTGACGTGTCTCTTAAAAAGGCCTGAGATCAGCCACATGcacatttaaattgtttaaaaatgcacaaagaaGACAATGGAAGTAAGCAGCTAAACACAATTACTGTGTATGTGGCAGCACCCTGGATTGTCTCCATTCATTTGGTAAAAGCTTGAGGTATTGAATGACGTTTTTAATGACACTGCCTGGTGACTTCCTATGCGTATGCTTGCTGTAACATGATCCTGCTAAACACACATTAAGAGGGCTGGAATGTTAGATATTTCTGTGAGTAGCCCACATGCCACTCACACCCCTGCCAGGGACCCGTTCTGTAGTTTCTGTAGTTTGTCCACCACAGCATTAGATACTCAAAAGACAAACTGATTAGAGCAGACAAATACTCAGCTTGGCGTAATGAACTCACTCGGCTGTTCATGGGTAAtgcctggtatcccatcctggactgtttcatgccctgcccaaggtttcaccaggataggcttcagcacaCTACTCTAAGTCCTTGGAAAATCAGGTTTATAAGATGGATGAAGAGATTTCTCTGTTACACTGCATTTACAAATCCCTTAACtcttgttatttaatttgtttcaattaaacACCAAATCCCACTCacctctttttcttctctttccgtCTCCAGCTCCACTATTTCATGACCTTTATGTTCAGTCACcacacacatcatgcagatacaCGAATCAtcagttttgcaaaatatttCCAGACTTCTCTGATGTTTTGCACAGAGTTTCCACCTCAGATTTCCatcaggatcaaccagcttgtggTCCTTCCAGGCCGCTACCTCATTGTGATTCTGCAGGTGAGGCTGACAGAAGGAGATCATGCAGCTTAGACAGGACTTCACCGCTTTGAACTTCTTCCCAGTACAGGCGTCACACTCCACATCTCCAGGGCCAGCATAATTCTGAGATGGAGAAGAACTGAGTCCTGTCTTCTTTAGTTTCTCTATGATTTCATTCAGCACAGTGTTTCTTCTCAGTTGCGGCCTCAGATTGAAGATTtctctgcactgaggacagctgaacacttggctctgatcccagcagtcagtgaggcacttcagacagaaactgtgaccacaggGGATGGAGACGGGGTCAGTCAGGATGTCCAGACACACAGAGCAGGTGATCTCATCTTGTAATCCACACAGCTGGGCTTCggccatcgtcagtctgaggagaaacaggcagagagaatcagtcagacaaacaaggaagtgacttgtgaagaaacgaaagtgaaagtttgtctgtgctcagtgaggaggaggaggaggaggaggagatttaaagagaaacCTGAGAGCTGACAGAGggaacatctgaggagacactgagggtgaacagttaatgtgagacaggagccCAGAGAGTGAAGATCACAATGTGACAATATGACATACACTGACAGACAAGATGCACTGTCCCAGGGTGTCTGATAAAGTTTAATTCAtttcagtatatattatttatttattacacactgAAGTCCACATTAGAGATGCTGGATGTTCTCcagattttcatatttttttggattttcagttcagcattttactttagaattttaACCACCTGACGTCACAGTCAGCTCGGCCTCCTTAGATGCATAGTGTTGGGTAATAGAAGGATTGTGAAAAGTTTACCTGACCCGGTCTTGAGCCCGTTACACAGACGCAACCAAACATGACAAAGGTGGTCTTTAGCTGGCTGTTTGACTTGCTACTTAGAGTTCTGATGTAGCTTAGTGCAGATGAACAGTTTTATGACACCAAGCCTTTAAGGATGATGTCCAATGGTGAGTACAGTTCTATGTCGTCATTTTGGGGTTAGAACAGAGAACTTTCCCTGTGGTGGAGGGCACTCTTTGCCTCTACTACATGGTTCTTGTCTCATCAGGTTGAACTGTGACAATACCCACCTAACCCATTGTTGCAGCACAGCCTTTCAGGGTGGTGATTGGCAGCtgatgtgcacagtaaggaagtCTACACCATCAAAGCTCCAGGACAACActatttgctgttatttttcaCACATGTCCATCTGGGGAATTTGAGAGCTCTCAGTGGAGGTACCTGAATCTGTCTTAAAGACTTTGAAAGAGGACTCTAGCTGGACAGTCCAAATCACAGCCAGTCTGTCCCCACTGTCTCATCACTTCAGCAAAGGGTGTAGCCGCCCAAGCTTTGAGGCATGAACCTCCGATAAGACCCCACCAGACCCTGGGACCTCATTTTCACTCAtagtttcttttgtcttttttctctttctgttattTCATTAACTTCTCTTTATTAGTTGATTTTCTTAATTGTTTCCTGAGATGTGATTCTAAGATGCTGAGGTACACAATAATCGTTCTGAGCTCAGGTGCCTTCAGTAGTTCAGTCTCAGTACCTTCTATGCTGTATGTGAAGCAGTGCTGTATCTAAGTGGAGATGAGTTCTAGAGTCCTTCAAGGTGCATCAGCTGACCGTACGCATTGTTAATTCTTCAATCTGTTTCAGTGTTTTCTGCCTTTTAAGGTCGTATTTTAACAACAGTGTGGGGTATTTCAGGTAAATGTGCCCTGCTATGGTGCCCTCACACTGCCTGTGGGGTCTTTCAATTCTGGTTGTTTCTCTGTGTGACGTAAGCAGCATCATCTTTGAAGAGGTCTGCACAGTGAAAGATCAGGGCCTGCGTTTAGGTGAGAAGTTGTCATTGTTTTGCTCAGCTGCTTgtgttctttaatattattttcctaACATCTGAAATGAAAAGAGGACAGAACTGTAGAATTGTCGATTTATCTGCTTAGACCTTTCTGGTAATAATTCAGTTTAGGTATTGCCAAAATGTGTCtactactcatttactattatgtgaCAAGACCAcaagaaacacttctttgggtcttcataacacttactaagcatcagtgaagtgtttattcatctctgcagtgTGGCCTGCTAACAGAACTTCACTTtggtggtctgaggtggcttaccACAGACGTgtttaagacctgtgaatccttcatattcataatCGATGTGACCACCATGACGATACGCCACACTGCACACAGGTGAATGACCACTAGACTGATGCTTTGTGAGTGTCAGTAAGAACAGAAGAAGCATTTGTGAAGGTCTTGTGACTTAACAGGATTCAAGTAATGGAGACGTTTCTGTAGTGTGTTTGTAATTGTGGACTTAAGTGGcagtgagataaaaaaaatataaccaaCATAGCCACATTACTGAGAGAtgacaggagaaaaaaaagaaacaaacaaacaaagatatcACTGAGTGGATGGGTTTATAGCTCAGTAAAAGTTTACCAAATTTAAATCAGAAGTGAATTTACCAGGAATGAGTGCAAAGGGAATTCATCGAGTTATAGGTTCAAGTTCAAAGTCGCGATGAAGCTGATAATTAACTCAGAGCCTCTGAAATTTAAAATTCACTTGGTTTGGTAAGGAATGAACAAGCACTGATATAGAGGTATGTAACATCTGAATTGGCCAGAGCCAAAAAGCTTGAAGTGAAGCATTCATTGCATTCAAATGATCAAACAGCACTTAGGAGAAGAAgtgaagaaaacagagaaaagaaagattACGGATTTGTCAGACTTCCAGGAAGACTTCTCTGTAGATCAGCATAGCTGAGAAACTTCATTATCAGGGCCTCGAGTGTGAAGAACGTTCATTAGGAGTTGATATTCTATTGGATCTTTGAATTGTGTCATTTTGGAAATATGAGAAGCAACTTCTCCCTTCATTTTCTGATATGTACTGTCATGATGGGTCACTCTGATCATCAATGTGCCAGATTTGTTTATGATCTTCTTCTACttccatatttatcaagcatctcagaattacaaTTAGGTGTTGCACTAAatgtctgactaggataagagTTTGTCCTACtacagagtaggacatgagaagtagttatgaGGAGTGTTACACTCACTCCCAGCTAGGTGTAAAAGTTCATGTTCGAGGATGAGTGACATCACGATCAGCCACAAACTCTCACTCATGAAGGCGTTTTGTAGTTTCATTATGACCTTCTGTACTTTTCTAATACTAATGTTTacagcttaataataataataataataataataataattaaaataatagaaaatgaagaagaagaaaacataataaggtgGGATACTGCGCTCAGCTGCACATCATTTTTCTAACTTTGTGATAACACAAAGAATAAAattgcaacaaaataaaaaggccGAGACACATAGACACACCCGCGTGTGCACTGATTAGGAGTGCTTAATAACAGGCACATATATTAAACATTCAATGATCCACAGCTGTACATTCAGAAAAACCACCTTCCTGCTGTTGTGGCCATGACAAACACCTTGTCAACTATCAGTTACTGAACACAGCCATGGCTATATGTTACGCTGTTTCTAAAGTCACGTTCACTCTTCCAGTGTCCCAGATCATCTTCCAGAGTTGTGTGCCGTGCCTCTTTCCATGATCCCCACTTATCTTCTGTGTGGTTCTATTTATGAAATGCTCCAGGAGTCTTCGCCTGTCTCTTTAAACCTTTCTGTTCCGCCAGATGGAAAGTCTATTTTGTCTGGACCATGGTTCCGtcctttaaaacaaagacaacaaggcGACGGAGAGGAACTGTGCTGATGCCCTCTCTAAGGGTCTCTTGAATAAACAGTGCATACgaataaaaatgttgcatacgaacacttccacgctcaaatcgtaatgtataaagcctaaacttggcgtaaagccacacacattttcacggtagctcaatcCCTGGTATACGCAAGTTCtcggctcagttttgcaaactggtggcccccagtgtcaaagcagtgctttttttggtgtggtttccctttcttttttagatccatatccctgacgcggctttatcatatacactgaaattagatagatagatagatagatagatagatagatagatagatagatagatagatagatagatagatagatagatagatagatactttattaatcccaaggggaaattcacataatccagcagcagtatactgatacaaagaaacaatattaaatagtaataaaaatgaaaaaaattaaaataaaattaatgttagcatttactcccccgggtggaattgaagagtcgcatagtgtgggggaggaacgatctcctcagtctgtcagtggagcaggacggtgacaaaagtctgtcactgaagttactcctctgcctggagatgatcctgttaagtggatgcagtggattcttcgtgattgacaggagtttgcttagtgcccgtcgctctgccacagatgttaaactgtccaactttaatcctacaatggagcctgccttcttaacaagtttgtccaggcgtgaggcgtctttcatctttatgctgcctccccatcacaccaccgcgtagaagagggcactcgccacaaccgtctggtagaacatctgcagcacatattgtttattaatttaaggcatttgattgtaattaacctgtaacaatataatggtccatggaatggccaaactattccaaatgccatagctgctttagcattgttactctcactgcaccactgagagtatttatatcactgtatcagagtggggaatcacagctgtacagaagatgagaaagagaattatcggtatacagcatcaagcacacgctgcctcagccatgctgtctattgaactgctctcacatggcaaacgtttcaaagcctttcctgtacggacctcacagttcagaaacagtttcatcccaagaaatataaacacactcaatcagtccatcaagttctccttgtagaactgtttgtacttattagtacaatcaactcactgtaaactttcactacagttataatattgcataaccaaccagagccactttataaagcgtgtatttacatatgacaatatcatttttaagatgaaatgcagcaaaatatatttattgaattatatagataaaatgttaacatcatttacataatctatattgttaataattaaacatgtgagaataCTGTGCCGCAATGCTAGTGATgatctggtgccccgttcagggattgttcctgcctcgtgctgtatgcttgctggggctggggctggtgcgacactggatggatagatggatagaataattaaccatgtactatgaagatatttcaatgttccttaacactagaattaccagagtctacgaaaaaacttctAGATCCGActcaccttaaaaccgttcgcacctctccactagcgtcctttgtcctgtaaatgtgctgataaagacaacctgcaagcagccggctattccatccccccaccgacttagaaagtgcacaaacttctctcagctcatgcatgattgattatctggagtgaagtggagttttagagtggaaataatagatcgttgtttggaacacacgcatttcatttctgttactacagtaatctgtgtaaacacattgttaaaacagaaactttttcatattttagtaatacatgttacaaaatgtaggcataaactatagaatgtgtgaagcatgaagtccaaacatcaaataaacactttcacaaaaggtttacaaataatacaacagcttctgtggcttaGTGGTAAGATTTTCTGACTCAAAGCACAGCAAGCTTGCCGTGTCTCAAAGGCCCGAGTTCGTTTCCCTATTGGAGAgaatgtgtattttctttttaacctcaaatggacataaaatttagaaattggtatgcactgtcagttaatgagatcgttatatttttatgtgggatgctccttttaaaatattttttaacaactgagactgcaattaacatgaacaattgttcttataactgttatttttaagatccataacacacagacagacagatcacTGTGTAATTTgtgagacagacaggcagagaagtcactagatatacaAATATTACAGGGatggcacatgtactgaaagaaaaaaaaatcaacatgtgtgttgttcctgctgcactgaataagctaaCGCGCTAAaatgatctgactctaagtaacagtgcaAGTACATGCGctaaaccaagtgtatgtgtgtactgtatacagtaatccctcctcgatcgcgggggttgcgttccagacctccCTGTGATatgtgaaaatccgcgaagtagaaaccatatgtttgtatggttatttttatatattttaagcccttataaactctcccacactgttaacattattagagccctctagacatgaaataacaccctttagtcaaaagtttaaactgtgctccatgacaagacagagatgacagttctttctcacaattaaaagaatgcaaaaatatcttctcttcaaaggagcgccgtcaggagcagagaatgtcaaagagagagaacGCGAGATAAGaagagcaaacaatcaaaaaatcagtgCTTTTAAGTACCCTATGCCGAAGCatcgcaataaagcggcattttgtagaggagcatccgtatcctctgtgcacacagcccctccgtcaggcgcagagaatgtcagagagggtgagagagaggcagagacaagcaaacaatcaagcactgtgcgggaagcatatcgtatatcattgaggagttttagttaatacgtaatacatgctctgattgggtagcttctaagccatccaccaatagcgtcccttgtatgaaatcaactgggcaaacaaactgaggaagcatgtaccataaattaaaagacccattgtccgcagaaatccatgaaccagtgaaaaatccgtgatatatatttagatatgcttacatttaaaatccgcgatggagtgaagctgcgaaagtcgaagcgtgatatagcgagggatcactgtgatattaacaaaaagagcagcttactactgaaaacggcaaatataggattgagtggggatcgaacctgcgactcttgattacacttggtttgcgtctgtacttgcgctgttacttagagtcacaTTGGAAGGGTGggttttttattctttcagtacATCTGCCTTCCCTGTTTAATTCTATATCTAGagacttctctgtctgtctgtctctctattactcagttctctgtctgcctgtgtgttatggatcttaaaaataacagttataaggacacttgttcatgttaattgcagtctcaattgttaaaaaaatattttaaaaggagcataccacatgaaaataaactgctcaaaaaaattaaaggaacactttgaaaacacatcagatctcaatgggaaaaagaaatcctcctggatatctatactgatatagactgggtaatgtgttaggaacgaaaggatgccacatcgtttgatggaaatgaaaatgatcaacctacagagccctgaattcaaagacgccccaaaaatcagagtgataAAATGAtgaggcaggctagtccattttgcccaaattgaattgcagcaactcaaaattgtatgcagcactttgtatggcccctgtgttcttgtatacatgcctgacaacatcggtgcatgcttctaatgagatgacagatggtgttgtgggggatctcctcccagatctggaccagggcatcactgagctcctggacagtctgacgtgcaacctggtggcattggatggaccaaaacataatgtcccagaggtgttctattagatttaggtcaggaaagtgtggtggccagtcaatggtatcaattccttcatcctccaggaactgcctgcatactctcaccacatgaggccaggaattgtcgtgcaccaggagccactgtaccagcatagggtctgacaatgggtcaaggatttcatcctgatacctaatggcagccaaggtgcctttgtcaagcctgtagcggtctgtgtgaccctccatggatatgcctccccaga
Above is a window of Polypterus senegalus isolate Bchr_013 chromosome 2, ASM1683550v1, whole genome shotgun sequence DNA encoding:
- the LOC120524127 gene encoding E3 ubiquitin/ISG15 ligase TRIM25-like, which gives rise to MAEAQLCGLQDEITCSVCLDILTDPVSIPCGHSFCLKCLTDCWDQSQVFSCPQCREIFNLRPQLRRNTVLNEIIEKLKKTGLSSSPSQNYAGPGDVECDACTGKKFKAVKSCLSCMISFCQPHLQNHNEVAAWKDHKLVDPDGNLRWKLCAKHQRSLEIFCKTDDSCICMMCVVTEHKGHEIVELETEREEKEKQLGKTRSEIRRRLEEREKKMKEMRNVVEQIKISVEREVKENEKSFIDLIHCIEEAQKNLFERMREQEKREIEKAERVMEQLEKEIEELKKRDTELKELFDNKDHVHFMQPHRSLAPMGFTKLQLGLPSNQGAHAGAFTSQVPTPAAFLALRAASRFYLSRGHGSGVAVSSSQQQLRMRTTPHLCT